GCCAGTTCATCCTGCATTGCGCGAGTGATGCCATAGCGCTGCGCGACGTTCTCTGCCGTGATACCCATATGGACCTGCTGCCAGGGATCATGGAGGATCCCATCCATATAGTCGACAACCTGGGTATCCCCCATTCGCGCGCCCCAACGCATCCCCGGAACCAGGTACGGCCCCCGGCTCATCGACTCCGCTCCGCCCCCGATGGCGACGTCGCAATCACCAAGCCCGATCGCCTGGGCAGCCGAAATGATTGCCTGCAATGCCGATCCACACAAACGATTGACGTTGAAGGCCGGCGTCTCTTCGGGGATATTCGAGTCGATCGATGCCACCCGGCTCAAGTAAGCATCTCGCGGCTCGGTCGGTACCACGTTGCCCATCACCACATGACCGACTTCGGGCGCAGCCACCCCCGAGCGGCGCAAGGCTGCGCTGACCGCGATCGTACCCAGTCTGGTCAACGGAACGTCTTTCAGTGAGCCGCCAAAGGTTCCAATGGGAGTACGGGCTGCGCCCACCACAACTATTTCACGCTGAGACATGACTGTTCGACCCTCAATATTTAATACGCTATCCGAATCGATATAAACCGATCCATCGCAGAAGACTCTCCGAATTTCCTGATTCGACTGATTATCCCAAGCGCTCGAGTATGGTGACGCCGCTCACTCCAGGGGCGCCATACACATGGGTATAACCGAGCCGTGGATTGCCTTGGACCTGCCGCCGACCAGCCTGCTGACGCAACTGCACGCAGACTTCGATCACCTGTCGCAAACCGGAAGCGCCAACTGGCTCACCATTTGCCATACAACCGCCATCGGTATTAATGGGGATGCGACCATCTATTCCGGTCGCTCCCTCACGTAGCAGCATCTCCTGCTCCCCGTGCCCACAGAAGCCGTTTTCAGCCATGTGGATAATCTCGCTGCCGGAATCGGTATCCTGCAACTGGATCACATCGATGTCTCGAGGCCCGACGCCGGCTTCTTCGAAAGCAGCTTTCGACGCGATCACCGTTGGAGATGGCGCCTGCCTGGCCGCCA
The DNA window shown above is from Paraburkholderia sp. BL10I2N1 and carries:
- a CDS encoding thiolase family protein codes for the protein MYEHGISEDALVSVAQRAFRNGALNPNAWRHRELDRDEIAASSPVNLPLRKYMFCSPAEGGAAVVLCSASVAKRYQANPILVKAAVVRTRHHGSFEVFSPALAARQAPSPTVIASKAAFEEAGVGPRDIDVIQLQDTDSGSEIIHMAENGFCGHGEQEMLLREGATGIDGRIPINTDGGCMANGEPVGASGLRQVIEVCVQLRQQAGRRQVQGNPRLGYTHVYGAPGVSGVTILERLG